One Actinomadura viridis genomic region harbors:
- a CDS encoding oxygenase MpaB family protein: protein MSAPPLAPPEPSRVRTAAPLGPGSLLWAYAGDVRSLIPGAAAGLMQLMHPGIGAAVSEHSAFFDAPFDRIYRSVPQIWATILAPDAERRGRGIRDLHRTIAGVDEHHRRYHALEPETFWWAHATFTWEIFKAAELFHPRTLTAEDRERLYAETVTWYSRYGVSMRPVPPDHASFQSKFWHVCARRLELTPAAARALEIARHGSETVSLMPVGGARLERAGRLVAERPLRLLTFGCLPSIVRDRFDIPWNAADQVAFAALAMAHRQGYRMVPARLNHWTLRSTLRYIGSQTREHRYQPAA, encoded by the coding sequence ATGTCCGCTCCGCCCCTCGCCCCGCCCGAACCGTCCCGCGTACGGACCGCCGCCCCGCTCGGCCCGGGCTCGCTGCTGTGGGCCTACGCGGGCGACGTGCGCTCCCTGATCCCCGGCGCCGCCGCCGGGCTCATGCAGCTCATGCACCCCGGGATCGGCGCCGCCGTCTCCGAGCACTCGGCCTTCTTCGACGCGCCCTTCGACCGCATCTACCGGTCCGTCCCGCAGATCTGGGCGACCATCCTGGCTCCCGACGCCGAACGGCGCGGCCGCGGCATCCGCGACCTGCACCGGACCATCGCCGGCGTGGACGAGCACCACCGCCGCTACCACGCCCTCGAACCGGAGACCTTCTGGTGGGCGCACGCCACGTTCACCTGGGAGATCTTCAAGGCGGCCGAACTCTTCCACCCGCGGACGCTCACCGCCGAGGACCGCGAACGGCTCTACGCCGAAACCGTCACCTGGTACTCCCGGTACGGCGTGAGCATGCGGCCCGTCCCGCCCGACCACGCCTCGTTCCAGTCCAAGTTCTGGCACGTCTGCGCCAGGCGGCTGGAACTCACCCCGGCCGCCGCCCGCGCCCTGGAGATCGCCAGGCACGGCTCGGAGACCGTCTCCCTCATGCCGGTCGGCGGCGCACGCCTGGAGCGGGCCGGGCGCCTCGTGGCCGAACGGCCGCTGCGGCTGCTCACCTTCGGCTGCCTGCCATCGATCGTCCGCGACCGCTTCGACATCCCCTGGAACGCGGCCGACCAGGTCGCCTTCGCCGCCCTGGCCATGGCCCACCGGCAGGGGTACCGGATGGTGCCCGCCCGCCTCAACCACTGGACGCTGCGCAGCACCCTCCGCTACATCGGCTCCCAGACCCGCGAGCACCGCTACCAGCCCGCCGCCTGA